One window of Solwaraspora sp. WMMA2056 genomic DNA carries:
- a CDS encoding serine/threonine-protein kinase, producing MANDRGQLLGDRYRLIERLGAGGTSVVWRGYDEILDRQVAVKVLAPQYAPDQAFRTRIRVEAQAAARLCHPHITNVYDYGEARRDDATLPYVVMELVDGESLADRLRRDHVLPWRVAVAVCAEVASALAAAHATGVVHRDVTPANVMLTSTGAKVVDFGISALTGESDVGPDGNLLGTPAYLAPERLNGGQVSPATDVYAVGLLLYRSLTGRLPWPAANVTEMLRAHLHTAPDPMPPVAGLPAEVIGLTVRCLAKRPADRPTSEEVAKTLAAAVGVAAGRSSSTMALPVQAPGVDAADADAGPGAGPDAGTDGLPPLVDVTCGLEVTGLDLSATDAYLSTTGADPARTDGDLVVTGAVGRAASGPVALSASGPVAAAGPAPAPAPGSAAATGPAGGAGRRRRLRTSWVQRRAEAVVIGIGLMMVSALVWAGAGATPATDRAREALAAPPRLGLAAQTPTLAAQSPAPCQVDYAVHADDGRRFVAVATVTNTGSAALTDWSVRFAFPGTQRLTAVASAQWHQQGPDVVLRPVSDGAPLAAGASTAVRLTGDYHGVNTLPLEFHLDEQHCGVTVAAIAGQSAGAPDLLHAAVDTPTD from the coding sequence GTGGCGAACGATCGCGGGCAACTGCTCGGCGACCGGTACCGGCTGATCGAACGGCTCGGCGCCGGCGGCACGTCGGTGGTGTGGCGCGGTTACGACGAGATTCTCGACCGCCAGGTGGCGGTCAAGGTACTGGCTCCCCAGTATGCCCCTGATCAGGCATTCCGCACCCGGATCCGGGTCGAGGCCCAGGCCGCCGCCCGGCTGTGCCACCCGCACATCACCAACGTCTACGACTACGGTGAGGCGCGGCGCGACGACGCCACCCTGCCGTACGTCGTGATGGAACTCGTCGACGGCGAGTCGCTGGCCGACCGGCTGCGCCGCGACCACGTCCTGCCCTGGCGGGTGGCGGTGGCCGTCTGCGCCGAGGTCGCGTCGGCGCTGGCCGCCGCGCACGCCACCGGCGTGGTGCACCGCGACGTCACCCCGGCGAACGTGATGCTGACCAGCACCGGAGCGAAAGTCGTCGACTTCGGCATCTCCGCGTTGACCGGGGAGAGCGACGTCGGCCCGGACGGCAACCTGCTCGGCACCCCGGCGTACCTGGCTCCGGAGCGGCTCAACGGCGGGCAGGTCTCGCCGGCCACCGACGTGTACGCGGTCGGGCTGCTGCTCTACCGGTCGCTCACCGGCCGGCTGCCCTGGCCGGCGGCGAACGTCACCGAGATGCTGCGGGCGCACCTGCACACCGCGCCGGATCCGATGCCGCCGGTCGCCGGGCTGCCGGCGGAGGTGATCGGGCTGACCGTACGGTGCCTGGCGAAACGCCCGGCGGACCGGCCCACCAGCGAGGAGGTGGCGAAGACCCTGGCCGCCGCCGTCGGGGTGGCGGCAGGCCGGTCGTCGTCGACCATGGCGCTGCCGGTCCAGGCGCCGGGTGTCGACGCAGCCGACGCCGATGCCGGCCCTGGTGCCGGCCCCGATGCCGGGACCGACGGGCTCCCGCCGCTGGTCGACGTCACCTGCGGACTGGAGGTCACCGGTCTCGACCTGTCGGCGACCGACGCCTACCTGTCGACGACCGGTGCCGACCCGGCAAGGACCGACGGCGACCTGGTGGTGACCGGAGCAGTCGGCCGCGCGGCGTCGGGCCCGGTCGCCCTTTCGGCATCGGGCCCGGTCGCCGCCGCAGGACCCGCCCCGGCACCCGCCCCGGGATCCGCTGCCGCCACCGGGCCGGCGGGCGGCGCCGGCCGGCGCCGCAGACTACGTACCTCCTGGGTTCAGCGCCGGGCCGAAGCCGTCGTGATCGGCATCGGGCTGATGATGGTGAGCGCCCTGGTCTGGGCCGGTGCCGGCGCGACGCCCGCCACCGACCGGGCCAGGGAGGCCCTCGCCGCGCCACCCCGGTTGGGGCTCGCCGCCCAGACTCCGACACTGGCCGCCCAGTCGCCGGCGCCCTGCCAGGTCGACTACGCGGTGCACGCCGACGACGGTCGGCGCTTCGTCGCCGTCGCGACCGTCACCAACACCGGGTCGGCGGCCCTGACCGACTGGTCGGTGCGGTTCGCCTTCCCCGGCACCCAGCGGCTCACCGCCGTGGCCTCGGCCCAGTGGCACCAGCAGGGTCCGGACGTCGTGCTGCGACCGGTCAGCGACGGCGCGCCGCTGGCTGCCGGGGCGTCGACGGCGGTACGGCTGACCGGCGACTACCACGGCGTCAACACGCTGCCGTTGGAGTTCCACCTCGACGAACAGCACTGCGGCGTGACGGTCGCCGCGATCGCCGGGCAGTCGGCAGGTGCGCCCGATCTGCTGCACGCCGCCGTCGACACCCCGACCGACTGA
- a CDS encoding TrkA family potassium uptake protein → MADRTATRSARTVVIIGLGRFGGQVADSMLRLGFEVLGVDTNQSIVQRWADRLTYVVQADSTDTETLRQLGLRDFQRVVVGIGSDVEASVLTVLSLAEIGVTDVWAKAVSGKHGKILRSVGASQVIYPEAAMGDRVAHLITSKMLDFIEFDDGFSIAETRLPTDTVGRRLADAGIRSRYGVTVIGVKMPGERFSYADGETELREGALLIVSGTTEQVQRFAAAT, encoded by the coding sequence TTGGCTGACCGCACCGCAACCAGGTCCGCCAGGACCGTCGTCATCATCGGGCTCGGCCGGTTCGGCGGCCAGGTCGCCGATTCGATGCTCCGGTTGGGCTTCGAGGTGCTCGGCGTGGACACCAACCAGTCCATCGTGCAACGGTGGGCGGACCGGTTGACGTACGTGGTCCAGGCCGACTCGACCGACACCGAGACGCTGCGGCAACTCGGGCTGCGCGACTTCCAACGGGTGGTGGTCGGCATCGGTTCGGACGTCGAAGCGAGCGTGCTGACCGTGCTCAGCCTCGCCGAGATCGGCGTCACCGACGTGTGGGCCAAGGCGGTCTCCGGCAAGCATGGCAAGATCCTGCGGTCGGTCGGCGCCAGTCAGGTGATCTATCCGGAGGCCGCCATGGGCGACCGGGTCGCGCACCTGATCACCAGCAAGATGCTCGACTTCATCGAGTTCGACGACGGATTCTCGATCGCCGAGACCCGGCTGCCGACCGACACGGTGGGTCGCCGTCTCGCCGACGCCGGCATCCGTTCCCGGTACGGGGTGACCGTGATCGGGGTCAAGATGCCCGGCGAACGGTTCAGCTACGCCGACGGGGAGACGGAGTTGCGCGAAGGTGCGCTGCTCATCGTTTCCGGCACCACCGAACAGGTGCAGCGTTTCGCCGCCGCCACCTGA
- a CDS encoding potassium transporter TrkG encodes MRRPLRNPARIVPIAFLGAIVVGTVLMMLPASRQGPDPAPFVTALFTATSAVCVTGLAVTDTSTYWTPFGLVLITVLTQAGGFGIMSMATLLGLLVSRRLGLRSRLTAQAETSSLGLSDVRQVLLRIALTMLAVEATVTVLLAARLWLHYDYPPGRALWYGLFHAVQAFNNGGFALYSDGLVQFVSDWWICVPLIVAVVIGGLGFPALFELVRERRRPRRWSVHTRLTVWGTLSLIGVGFVAMLTFEWANPRTLGPLDLPGKVLAALFQDVMTRSGGFNTVDVGALNQETTLVSIGMMFIGGGSASTAGGIKVTTFFLLAFVIWSELRGEHDVVIGQRRIASASQRQALTVALIGVALVGAGTLALIGLTDGVGADQALYEVTSAFGTAGLSTGITGELPATAQVLLAVLMFVGRIGSVTLGSAIALNTRRKRFHYPEERPIVG; translated from the coding sequence ATGCGCCGGCCGCTGCGAAACCCCGCCCGGATCGTGCCGATCGCGTTCCTCGGGGCGATAGTCGTCGGCACCGTACTGATGATGCTGCCGGCCAGCCGGCAGGGACCCGATCCGGCACCGTTCGTCACGGCCCTGTTCACCGCCACCTCGGCGGTCTGTGTGACCGGGCTGGCGGTCACCGACACCTCGACCTACTGGACTCCGTTCGGCCTGGTCCTGATCACCGTGCTCACCCAGGCCGGGGGCTTCGGCATCATGTCGATGGCCACCCTGCTCGGCCTGCTGGTCTCCCGGCGGCTCGGGCTGCGCAGCCGGCTCACCGCGCAGGCGGAGACGAGCAGCCTCGGCCTGTCCGACGTCCGGCAGGTGCTGCTGCGGATCGCGCTCACCATGCTGGCGGTCGAGGCGACCGTCACCGTGCTCCTGGCGGCCCGGCTGTGGCTGCACTACGACTACCCGCCCGGCCGTGCCCTCTGGTACGGGCTGTTCCACGCGGTCCAGGCGTTCAACAACGGCGGGTTCGCGCTCTACTCCGACGGGCTGGTCCAGTTCGTCAGCGACTGGTGGATCTGCGTACCGCTGATCGTCGCCGTGGTGATCGGTGGCCTCGGCTTCCCCGCCCTGTTCGAGCTGGTCCGGGAACGCCGCCGGCCCCGACGCTGGTCGGTGCACACCCGGCTGACCGTCTGGGGCACCCTGTCACTGATCGGCGTCGGCTTCGTCGCGATGTTGACGTTCGAATGGGCCAACCCGCGCACCCTGGGGCCGTTGGACCTGCCCGGCAAGGTGCTGGCCGCGCTCTTCCAGGACGTGATGACCCGCTCCGGCGGCTTCAACACCGTCGACGTCGGCGCGCTCAACCAGGAGACGACCCTGGTCTCCATCGGCATGATGTTCATCGGCGGCGGTAGCGCCAGCACCGCCGGCGGCATCAAGGTGACCACGTTCTTCCTGCTCGCATTCGTGATCTGGTCCGAGCTGCGCGGTGAACACGACGTGGTGATCGGGCAGCGCCGGATCGCGTCGGCGAGCCAGCGGCAGGCCCTCACCGTGGCGCTGATCGGCGTCGCCCTGGTCGGTGCCGGCACCCTGGCGCTGATCGGCCTGACCGACGGCGTCGGCGCCGACCAGGCACTGTACGAGGTGACCTCGGCGTTCGGCACCGCCGGCCTGTCCACCGGGATCACCGGTGAGCTGCCGGCGACCGCCCAGGTGCTGCTCGCCGTACTGATGTTCGTCGGCCGGATCGGCAGCGTCACGTTGGGTTCGGCGATCGCGTTGAACACCAGACGGAAACGATTCCACTATCCAGAGGAGCGACCCATCGTTGGCTGA
- a CDS encoding glycerophosphodiester phosphodiesterase, with protein sequence MSRTLPVMMLAGTLLAAMAIPSAVSATGTTGMTAATDAAGAASRHGSKAEPKPLVIAHRGASGYRPEHTLEAYRLAIRQGADYIEPDLVPTADGVLVARHENEISGTTDVATRPEFADRRTTKTIDGVSVTGWFTEDFTLAELRTLRAVERLPQVRPTNTAFDGQFLVPTLQEVIDLARSESRRLGRTIGIYPETKHPTYFRSIGLPLEEPLVATLRRNKLTSRSDAVFIQSFETANLRALDTMIDVRLVQLLNSTGRPYDFTVAGDRRTYADLATPEGLRWIAGYADGIGPNKDLIVPRDATGALRPPSTLIRDAHRVRLVVHAWTFRAENQFLAADHRIGTDPAARGDITSEYELFFGLGLDGLFADHPDTAVAARTAMP encoded by the coding sequence TTGTCGCGTACCCTGCCGGTCATGATGCTCGCCGGCACCCTGCTGGCCGCCATGGCGATCCCGTCCGCTGTAAGTGCCACCGGCACCACCGGCATGACCGCAGCCACCGACGCCGCTGGTGCCGCGTCGCGCCACGGGTCGAAAGCCGAGCCGAAGCCGCTGGTCATCGCCCACCGGGGGGCCAGCGGCTATCGCCCCGAGCACACCCTGGAGGCGTACCGGCTGGCCATCCGCCAGGGCGCCGACTACATCGAACCCGACCTGGTGCCGACCGCCGACGGCGTGCTGGTCGCCCGGCACGAGAACGAGATCTCCGGCACCACCGACGTGGCGACCCGGCCCGAGTTCGCCGACCGGCGGACCACCAAGACCATCGACGGGGTTAGCGTCACCGGCTGGTTCACCGAGGACTTCACCCTCGCCGAGCTGCGTACCCTGCGGGCCGTCGAACGACTGCCGCAGGTCCGGCCGACCAACACGGCCTTCGACGGCCAGTTCCTGGTGCCGACCCTGCAGGAGGTCATCGACCTGGCCCGCAGCGAGAGCCGGCGACTGGGTCGGACCATCGGCATCTATCCGGAGACCAAGCACCCGACCTACTTCCGGTCGATCGGGCTGCCGCTGGAGGAGCCGCTGGTCGCCACCCTGCGACGCAACAAGTTGACCAGCCGGTCCGACGCCGTGTTCATCCAGTCGTTCGAGACGGCCAACCTGCGGGCACTCGACACGATGATCGACGTACGGCTGGTGCAGCTGCTCAACTCGACCGGCCGCCCGTACGACTTCACCGTCGCCGGTGACCGACGTACCTACGCCGACCTGGCCACCCCGGAAGGGCTGCGCTGGATCGCCGGCTACGCCGACGGGATCGGCCCCAACAAGGACCTGATCGTCCCGCGGGACGCCACCGGTGCGCTGCGCCCGCCGTCCACGCTGATCCGCGACGCCCACCGGGTACGGCTGGTCGTGCACGCCTGGACGTTCCGGGCCGAGAACCAGTTCCTGGCGGCCGACCACCGCATCGGCACCGACCCGGCCGCGCGCGGCGACATCACCAGCGAGTACGAACTCTTCTTCGGCCTCGGGCTGGACGGGCTCTTCGCCGACCACCCGGACACCGCCGTGGCCGCCCGTACCGCCATGCCATGA
- a CDS encoding DEAD/DEAH box helicase, with the protein MSVTVDREALRERAEQVLQRLAGPGARLRDDQWRAIEALVVDRRRVLCVQRTGWGKSAVYFVATALLRTGAAGTASPAADDPAPAGSSAAGAGPTVIVSPLLALMRNQVAAAERAGIQARTINSANLEEWDTISAEIRDSAVDVLLISPERLNNPDFRDNVLPSLAATTGLLVIDEAHCVSDWGHDFRPDYRRIRTFLHDLRPGTPVLATTATANTRVTDDVAEQLDATSSATSATNNAATSNATAGSDGGDGGAGTLADTLVLRGPLDRQSLRLAVLDLPGAAHRLGWLAEHLDTLPGSGIVYTLTVAAAAETAEFLRSRGYAVAAYSGQSDDAQRRAAEQDLLDNKIKALVATSALGMGFDKPDLGFVVHLGAPPSPIAYYQQVGRAGRALDGDRYADVVLLPGPEDQAIWRYFASLAFPREEQVRSVLAALEQAGRPLSTQALEPLVDLRRTRLELMLKVLDVDGAVRRVRGGWVATGQPWHYDAARLERVAQARAAEQQIMRQYAVPAAETVAGRPDCRMEFLRHCLDDPQAQPCGRCDRCAGGWLPTEVSPEALRAAETFLGRAGVEIAPKKLWPTGLEAVGVPLRGRIGPDEQALPGRAVGRLSDLGWGSRLRDLLGPGRPDAALPPDVAAGVIDVLRDWARGSQPWPARPVGIVAVASRTRPQLVASTAGRIAEVGRLPLLGAVEPGWAQPPSAAGRGNSAQRVRTLHDAFTAPPELAAALSGLTGPVLLVDDLVDSGWTMTVVARLLRQAGAPAVLPLALATTN; encoded by the coding sequence ATGAGCGTCACCGTGGACCGGGAAGCGTTGCGTGAGCGTGCCGAACAGGTGCTGCAGCGCCTCGCCGGGCCGGGCGCGCGGCTGCGCGACGACCAGTGGCGGGCGATCGAAGCGCTGGTCGTCGACCGGCGGCGGGTGCTCTGTGTGCAGCGCACCGGCTGGGGAAAGTCGGCGGTCTACTTCGTCGCCACCGCCCTGCTGCGCACGGGTGCCGCAGGCACCGCCAGCCCGGCCGCCGACGACCCGGCCCCGGCCGGGTCGTCGGCGGCCGGGGCCGGTCCGACGGTGATCGTCTCGCCGCTGCTGGCGTTGATGCGCAACCAGGTGGCGGCGGCTGAGCGGGCCGGGATCCAGGCGCGCACGATCAACTCCGCGAACCTGGAGGAGTGGGACACGATCAGCGCGGAGATCCGTGACAGCGCCGTCGACGTGCTGCTGATCAGCCCGGAACGGCTGAACAACCCGGACTTCCGGGACAACGTCCTGCCCAGCCTGGCCGCCACCACCGGGCTGCTGGTCATCGACGAGGCGCACTGCGTGTCGGACTGGGGGCACGACTTCCGCCCCGACTACCGGCGGATCCGTACCTTCCTGCACGACCTGCGCCCCGGTACGCCGGTGCTGGCCACCACGGCCACCGCCAACACCCGGGTCACCGACGACGTCGCCGAGCAACTCGACGCCACCAGCAGCGCCACCAGCGCCACCAACAATGCCGCCACCAGCAATGCCACCGCAGGCAGCGACGGCGGTGATGGCGGGGCCGGGACGCTCGCGGACACGCTGGTGCTGCGCGGCCCGCTGGACCGCCAGTCGCTGCGGCTGGCCGTGCTGGACCTGCCCGGTGCCGCGCACCGGCTCGGCTGGCTCGCCGAGCACCTCGACACGCTGCCCGGCTCCGGCATCGTTTACACCCTCACCGTGGCGGCCGCCGCCGAGACCGCCGAGTTCCTGCGCTCGCGTGGTTACGCCGTCGCCGCGTACAGCGGTCAGTCCGACGACGCGCAGCGCCGCGCCGCCGAGCAGGACCTGCTGGACAACAAGATCAAGGCGTTGGTGGCGACCTCCGCGCTCGGTATGGGCTTCGACAAGCCGGACCTCGGCTTCGTGGTGCACCTGGGCGCTCCGCCGTCGCCGATCGCCTACTACCAGCAGGTGGGCCGGGCCGGCCGGGCGCTCGACGGCGACCGGTACGCCGACGTGGTGCTGCTGCCCGGTCCCGAGGACCAGGCGATCTGGCGGTACTTCGCCTCCCTCGCCTTTCCCCGTGAGGAGCAGGTGCGGTCGGTGCTGGCCGCTCTGGAGCAGGCCGGCCGACCGCTGTCCACCCAGGCCCTGGAGCCGCTGGTCGACCTGCGGCGGACCCGGCTGGAGCTGATGCTCAAGGTGCTCGACGTCGACGGCGCGGTCCGCCGGGTCCGCGGCGGCTGGGTCGCCACCGGGCAGCCATGGCACTACGACGCCGCCCGGCTGGAGCGGGTCGCGCAGGCGCGCGCCGCCGAGCAGCAGATCATGCGCCAGTACGCCGTACCGGCCGCCGAGACCGTGGCCGGCCGGCCGGACTGCCGGATGGAGTTCCTCCGGCACTGCCTCGACGACCCGCAGGCGCAGCCGTGCGGGCGCTGTGACCGCTGCGCCGGTGGGTGGCTACCGACCGAGGTGAGCCCGGAGGCGTTGCGTGCCGCCGAGACGTTCCTCGGCCGGGCCGGGGTCGAGATCGCCCCGAAGAAGCTCTGGCCGACCGGGCTGGAGGCGGTCGGCGTACCGCTGCGGGGCCGGATCGGCCCCGACGAGCAGGCACTGCCTGGCCGGGCCGTGGGCCGGCTGTCCGACCTGGGCTGGGGTTCCCGGCTGCGGGACCTGCTCGGGCCGGGCCGGCCGGACGCGGCGCTGCCGCCGGACGTCGCCGCCGGGGTGATCGACGTGTTGCGGGACTGGGCGCGGGGCAGCCAGCCGTGGCCGGCCCGGCCGGTGGGGATCGTGGCGGTGGCGTCGCGGACCCGCCCGCAGTTGGTGGCCAGCACCGCCGGGCGGATCGCCGAGGTGGGCCGGTTGCCGCTGCTCGGCGCGGTCGAACCGGGCTGGGCGCAGCCGCCGTCGGCTGCCGGCCGGGGCAACAGTGCGCAGCGGGTCCGTACCCTGCATGACGCCTTCACCGCGCCGCCGGAGCTGGCCGCGGCGCTGTCCGGGCTGACCGGCCCGGTGCTGTTGGTGGACGACCTGGTCGATTCCGGGTGGACGATGACGGTGGTGGCGCGGCTGCTGCGGCAGGCCGGCGCCCCGGCGGTGCTGCCGCTGGCGCTGGCGACGACCAACTGA
- a CDS encoding C40 family peptidase, giving the protein MAVRAAALVTAVTATLLPAQAQAQASLAELDRRIDQAAHQLETVVEQYNETRVVLHANQERLDRLRATIVELDQQLADRHDQVGQLLASTYRVNGSRPVVTLLSTASAEHFVDQLLMADVINRDHERSIAGLRDVRDRSESARRAATTLVEQQQLQEQQLAAKRQQIENDIRHLTELRNRQQALLNRSGASAASRSPAHTRLPAAATGAAAAAVAFAHAQLGKPYRWGSAGPNSYDCSGLTSAAWAKAGVRLPHNARRQFGAIPRVGRDQLRPGDLVFFYSNIQHVGIYIGAGQMIHSPRHGEVVRVDRIDYMPIRGYGRPG; this is encoded by the coding sequence TTGGCAGTAAGGGCAGCCGCCCTCGTCACCGCTGTAACCGCCACGCTGCTGCCGGCCCAGGCGCAGGCGCAGGCTTCGCTTGCCGAACTGGACCGGCGGATCGACCAGGCGGCCCACCAGTTGGAGACGGTGGTCGAGCAGTACAACGAAACCAGGGTGGTGCTGCACGCCAACCAGGAGCGGCTCGACCGGCTCCGTGCCACCATCGTCGAACTGGACCAGCAACTCGCGGACCGCCACGACCAGGTCGGCCAGCTGCTCGCCAGCACCTACCGGGTCAACGGCAGCCGGCCGGTCGTCACGTTGCTCTCCACCGCCTCGGCGGAACACTTCGTCGACCAGCTGCTGATGGCCGACGTGATCAACCGTGACCACGAGCGGAGCATCGCCGGCCTGCGCGACGTGCGCGACCGCAGCGAATCGGCCCGCCGCGCCGCGACCACCCTGGTCGAGCAGCAGCAACTGCAGGAGCAGCAGCTGGCGGCGAAACGCCAGCAGATCGAGAACGACATCCGGCACCTCACCGAGCTGCGCAACCGCCAGCAGGCCCTGCTCAACCGCTCGGGCGCGTCAGCGGCCAGCCGCAGCCCGGCGCACACCCGGCTGCCCGCCGCCGCCACCGGGGCGGCAGCGGCGGCGGTGGCGTTCGCGCACGCCCAGCTCGGCAAGCCGTACCGGTGGGGGTCGGCCGGGCCGAACTCGTACGACTGCTCCGGGTTGACCTCGGCTGCCTGGGCGAAGGCCGGGGTACGGTTGCCGCACAACGCCCGCCGCCAGTTCGGCGCGATCCCCCGGGTCGGCCGCGACCAGCTCCGCCCCGGCGACCTGGTCTTCTTCTACAGCAACATCCAGCACGTCGGGATCTACATCGGTGCCGGGCAGATGATCCACTCGCCTCGGCACGGCGAGGTCGTCCGGGTCGACCGGATCGACTACATGCCGATCCGGGGCTACGGCCGGCCCGGCTGA
- a CDS encoding SAM-dependent methyltransferase, whose amino-acid sequence MSQSLTDALADIRALLLSPQLTRAVAAGRQRGRTPSVTRAQLRPVTLRAGTHLQIVTTDGTRPLTRNVAPGPPAEAAVDELLAEPFGNWHVETTDSTVQLRVTKKGAAQLHRSTADRAATAPAGHDRAKQYLLDPDDPLFTAIGASAAKRRQVDAFLRALAATLPDPLPTGPLRVVDLGCGNAYLTFAAYRYLVDAGAEPVVTGVDVRTDQRRRNTALAAELGYADQVTFVAGTIEQAVVDPPPDLVLALHACDTATDDALARAVAWQARWVLAAPCCHHDIAAQLRRQPAPHPYGPLVSAGILRERFADVLTDTLRATLLRAAGYRVDVVEFIDSQHTPRNLLLRARRGGVPDSPAHQRAYAELVDQWNVTPRLQTLLAAGTTSGDA is encoded by the coding sequence ATGTCGCAGTCCCTCACCGACGCACTCGCCGACATCCGGGCACTGCTGCTCAGCCCGCAGCTGACCCGGGCCGTCGCCGCCGGCCGGCAACGCGGCCGGACCCCGTCGGTGACCCGCGCCCAACTCCGGCCGGTCACCCTGCGCGCCGGCACCCACCTGCAGATCGTCACCACCGACGGCACCCGGCCGCTGACCCGCAACGTCGCACCCGGCCCACCAGCCGAAGCCGCCGTCGACGAACTGCTCGCCGAACCGTTCGGCAACTGGCACGTCGAGACCACCGACAGCACCGTGCAGCTGCGGGTCACCAAGAAGGGCGCCGCCCAGCTGCACCGGTCGACGGCGGACCGGGCCGCCACCGCACCCGCCGGACACGACCGGGCCAAGCAGTACCTGCTCGACCCCGACGACCCGCTGTTCACCGCGATCGGGGCCAGCGCGGCGAAACGCCGCCAGGTCGACGCCTTCCTGCGGGCCCTCGCCGCCACCCTGCCCGACCCGCTGCCCACCGGGCCGCTGCGCGTCGTCGACCTGGGCTGCGGCAACGCGTACCTGACCTTCGCCGCCTACCGGTACCTCGTCGACGCCGGCGCCGAACCGGTCGTCACCGGCGTCGACGTCCGCACCGACCAGCGCCGCCGCAACACCGCGCTCGCCGCCGAACTCGGCTACGCCGACCAGGTCACCTTCGTCGCCGGCACGATCGAACAGGCCGTCGTCGACCCGCCACCGGACCTGGTGCTCGCCCTGCACGCCTGCGACACCGCCACCGACGACGCGCTCGCCCGCGCCGTCGCCTGGCAGGCCCGCTGGGTCCTGGCTGCCCCGTGCTGCCACCACGACATCGCCGCACAGCTGCGCCGCCAACCGGCACCCCACCCGTACGGGCCGCTGGTCTCCGCCGGCATCCTGCGCGAACGCTTCGCCGACGTGCTCACCGACACGCTGCGCGCCACCCTGCTCCGGGCCGCCGGCTACCGGGTCGACGTCGTCGAGTTCATCGACTCCCAGCACACCCCGCGCAACCTGCTGCTGCGGGCCCGCCGGGGCGGCGTACCGGACTCCCCGGCCCACCAGCGGGCCTACGCCGAACTGGTCGACCAGTGGAACGTGACGCCCCGGCTGCAGACCCTGCTCGCCGCCGGCACGACCTCCGGCGACGCATGA